From Mycobacterium cookii:
ACCGGCCAGGTCGAAAATCGCGTCGACGCCGTCCGGCAGCAGTTGCCTGACACGGTCGGCGACGCCGTCGCCGTACGGGACGAGCGTTGCGCCTAGCGATTCCACCAGCGCACGCTTGTCCTCACTCGCGGTGCCGATGACGTTGATGCCGGCATCCCGGGCGATCTGAGCGGCCGCGACGCCGACGCCACCGCCGATGCCGTTGATCAACAGCGTGTCGCCCTCATCGAGCTTCAGTTGGCTTACCCCGTCATAGGCGGTGGCCGCCGCCACCGGCAGCGTCGCGGCGTCATGGAACGACACCTGGGGCGGTTTGTGCGCCGCGGTCGAGGCCGACACCAACGTGTACTCCGCATAACCGCCCGAGCCGGGCGCGACGTTGCCGAAGACCTCGTCGTTGACCGCGAAGCCGTCGACGTCCTGACCGACTTCTCGAACCACGCCGGATACTTCCCGCCCCAACACCGCGGGCAGATCGCCGGGGCTGGCGGCGCCGAGCATTCCGGAGCGAATCTTCCAGTCGACGGGGTTCACGCCGGCGGTGCGGACCTCGACGAGCAGTT
This genomic window contains:
- a CDS encoding NADP-dependent oxidoreductase; the protein is MVKAFGYSSNGGPDVQEFLDLEMPSPLAGELLVEVRTAGVNPVDWKIRSGMLGAASPGDLPAVLGREVSGVVREVGQDVDGFAVNDEVFGNVAPGSGGYAEYTLVSASTAAHKPPQVSFHDAATLPVAAATAYDGVSQLKLDEGDTLLINGIGGGVGVAAAQIARDAGINVIGTASEDKRALVESLGATLVPYGDGVADRVRQLLPDGVDAIFDLAGGDGLRAVADLLSDREKLITAGDPVTAGELGGRMIERDGTGRVLEIVGRLVAEGKLDPHIEDVRPLDEAADAIAAVEVGHAKGKVVIEVSS